The Thermococcus sp. sequence AAGGTTCCAGAACGATTTTAGATTCCTCATCAAACACAAGGGCACGTTTGCGCTCGCACTGGTGTATTCAACGGCATCATGGATTTTCACCGTGCTGAGAACCTACTGCGTTTTTAGAGCGATAAACTTTCCGATTTCTCTAGTAGACGTTATGGTCGTTCAGATGGTGGGCATAGTCGTTGGTATGATAAGCGTAATTCCAGGTGGTGCCGGGATAATAGAGACTGTCAACTCAGGCATCTACGTTATCCTCGGAATAAACAAAGAAATAGCCGTAACGGCCACCCTCCTTGATAGGTTAATCTCCTACTGGATTCCAACGGCCCTTGGGGCAGTTGTGACTACTCACTTCGGTGCAAAGCTCAGGAGAAAAGGTTTAATTAGAAAATAGTGAATAACGGTTTACCATGAGGTTCGGCGTCGTTGCACGAAGGGACCGGGCAGAGGCATTGAAGCTGGCCTACCGGGTGTACGATTTCCTGAAGGTTAGCGGGTACGACGTTGTTGTTGACGAGGACACCTACAAACATCTGAGGGAGTTCGACGAGGACGATATTCTCCCGCTGGAGAAGTTCGACGTTGATTTCATCATCGTCATAGGTGGCGATGGAACGATTCTCAGAGTGGAGCACAAGACGAAGAGGGACATTCCGATCTTGGGTGTTAACATGGGGACACTTGGCTTTCTGACAGAGGTAGAACCCCACGAGACGTTTTTTGCGATAAGCAAGCTCATCGAGGGGGAATACTACATAGACGAGCGTATAAAGCTGAGAACGTACCTCAACGGCGAAGCAAAGGTTCCGGATGCGTTGAACGAGGTTGCAATCTTGACCGGAATACCGGGCAAGATAATCCACCTCCGCTATTACATAGACGGCGGACTGGCGGATGAAATCCGCGCGGACGGGCTGATAATTTCAACACCAACTGGTTCCACAGGCTACGCCATGAGCGCAGGCGGACCCTTCGTTGACCCCAGGCTGAGCGTTACTGTGATAGCCCCATTGGCGCCGATAGCACTGAGCTCTAGACCGATGGTGGTTCCAGCCGAGAGCAGGATAGACGTGAGGAACATGGCCCTGACGAGGGAAATAGTGTTGGCGATAGACGGACAGTTCTACACATACCTTCCACCTGAAACGGAAATAATGATAAAGAAGTCGCCGAGAAAAGCTAAATTCATCCGCTTTACGAGGGAGATATATCCAAAATACACGATGAAACTCAAGAAAAGATTTTAGAGTGGTTCAAACTCCTTGAGGAGGAGAGCCTTCTCCTGTTCGCTTAAAACCGAGTCGTCGATAAATACTACAAAGCCAGAGCCATTTTGAAGGACAACGTGGTCCTTTAGGTTTGCAAGGAACTTGAAGACCGTTCTGAAGTCGTTGTAGAGAAGGAGATATTCCACACAATCTATCAGAACGGCCGAGCTGGGGTTGTCCCTAACAAACTTCAGGATTATATCCTGGAGAACGTGGAGAGCAGTTGGCTTTATCCCGCCCTCAACCTGGGTCACCCATACGGTTGAAACGTTGTCAAAGCCCTGATACATTGACGGGGACCGAGTAACTGCCAAAACAGGAAAATCAGCATTCTTGAGAAGCTCTATAACGTCCAAAAACCTGTTCTTGGAGAAGACAACATGAGCACCAAGGGGAGATTTTTTTACACTCTTTGGGGGAGATGGAATGTAATTGTTCTCAACGAGCTTGATGTAATAAACGACCGTATAAACAACGCCAACGATTGATACAAAGTACAGAAAAACCTCAGCTTTGGTGGCAATGTTGGTGCAGCAGAAGTCATCAACAAGGTCAAAAATCCTTCCAAGTTCGGCCAGCCCGAGAAAGATAACCGAATACTTCACCATCGTGTTCAAATCCGGGTCGTACTTGTTCATCCTCCTGAGCATGAAAACGAAGGCGTAACCTATTGCAAGGAACAGTATAACATCAACCACAAACACGTAAACAGGAACAATCAGTCCCATGTTACCTCGACCTCGTCGGTTCTGAACCTTTGCTTTACCACCGTTTCCTCAAGGGAAAACCTGATTCCCGCTTTGAACATCCTCAAACCTGTGTAGGCTATCATCGCGCCGTTGTCCCTGCAAAGGTCGTAGGGCGGGACGAAAAACTCAACACCCCTGTCCTCGGCCATACTCCTGAGCATCTCGCGAAGCCTGTTGTTTGCCGCAACGCCACCGACGAGAACAACCTCGTCTTTTCCGGTGTGGGCTATTGCCCTCTCAGTAACTTCAACCAGCGCTGAAAAGGCCGTCTCCTGGAAGGAGTAGGCAAGGTCCTCAACGCGGTACTTTCCAGTGCGGTATTTCCTGACCGCTTCGGTGAGAACGCCGGAGAAACTCAAATCCATGCCCTTTACAGCGTAGGGAAGCTCTATGTACCTCTCCCCCTTACGGGCGAGCCTCTCTATTTTCGGGCCCCCTGGAAAGCCTATGCCAAGCTCCCTAGCGAAAGTGTCTATGGCATTGCCTATGCCTATGTCAAGGGTCTCCCCGAAAACGCGGTAGCGACCGCCCTCCAAAGCAAGAACCTGAGTGTTCCCACCGCTGACGTACAGACCGACCGGGTCCTTAACGCCGAACATTTTCGTGATTTCCACGTGGGCTATGCAGTGGTTTACCCCCACTATCGGCTTCCCATAGCGTATCGCCAGCGCCCGCGCGGCCGTGGCAACGACGCGAAGGGCCGGCCCGAGGCCGGGCCCCTGGGAGAACGCTATAACGTCAACGTCCTCTATTGTTATTCCTGCCTCGTCGAGGGCCTTCTTAAGGAGAGGTTTGAGAAGCCTCGCATGGTGTTCAGCGGCTTCCTTGGGGTGGATTCCACCCTTTTCGGTCGTTAGAGTATCGAATACGTTGGCCAGAACTTCCTTCTCAGTGACGATTCCAATGCCAAGGGTGTGGGCGGTTCCCTCTATACCTAAAGCTATCATCGTCACCACTGTTGGTGGAAGGATTAAAAAGGTTACCCGCGTTGAAGAAGGACAAGAGGGCAGGGAAGAGAGAAAACATCACACTACAATCTTTCAGACAGCCATTTCAAAGCCCTAGCGGCCCGCTCCGGAGTGGGAAAGTTCTTAACGCCGTGCTTTTCCAGAAGCCCAACGCCATCCTTAATGAGCTCGCCGGCCATAAAGTTGACTACAATCGGCTTGTCGCAGTCGGCCTCGATGATTGCTTTTGCTATCTCCTCGCTCGGTATGAATATCGGGGGAACGCAGATGACGAGGAGCGAATCGACGTTCTCATCCCTGCAGACCGTCTCGATGGCTCTTCTATAGCGCTCGTAGTCGGCATCCGCTATGAGGTCTATTGGATTCTTCACCGAACATTGAGGTGGAAGGAAGGAGCGAAGCTTTTGAGTTGTTTCATCGCTCAGCTTTGCCAGTTCAAGGCCAAGCCTCTCAAGCTTGTCCGTTGCCAGAACACCTGGCCCACCTGAGTTCGTAATTACCGCCACGCGCTTTCCGGCCCTTGGATACATCTCGAAGACCTTAGCCGCGTCGAAAAGCTCTTCCATCTCATCTACCTCTATGGCCCCAGCCTGTTTAAAGGCCGCGCGGTAGATTTCGTAGCTTCCAGCCAGAGAACCGGTGTGGGATGCTGCAGCTTTGGCACCGCTCGCGCTCTTTCCGGCCTTAAGGATTACCACGGGCTTTTTTTCGCTCGCGTAGTGGAGTGCCTTAAGGAAGCGCCTGCCGTCTCTAACTCCCTCGATGTAAAGGGCTATGGCCTTAGTATTTTCATCGTCAGCGAAGTATTCTAAAAAGTCACTCTCGTTTAGGTCAGCGGCGTTTCCATAGCTTACAAAGGCCGAAAATCCTATCCCCTCTTCGTTCCCCATGGCCAAAGCCGCGCCACCGAAGGCACCGCTCTGGCTAATTAGAGCCAGACCTCCGGGCCTTACGCGAACCTCGAAGGAGCCGAAGAACTTCCCGTGGACGCCGAAAATACCGGCGCAGTTGGGGCCTATGATTCTAACGCCGTGCTTTCTGGCTTTTTCAACGAGTTCCCTCTCCAGTTCTTCGTTCCCGACCTCAGAAAAGCCAGCCGAAATGACTACCGCCCCCTTGATGAGGGGGCCTATCTCATCAACTAACCCGGGAACAACCCTGGCCGGAACGGCTATTATGGCGGTATCCACTGGTTCCTCGAGTTTCTCCCGTATCTGGAAGGTTCTCCCAGCAACTTCAACAGTTCCGCCCTTAGGATTCACTGGGATTATCTTACCCTTAAAGCCACCCTCAACGATGTTCCTGAGGATTTCGTAGGCTATTGCACCCCTCTTGAAGGACCCGAAGACGGCGACGCTTTGGGGATAGAAAAAGAAGTCAAGGTTCATTCTCGTCACCCTCCCGATGGATTTCGTCTAGCCGTTCCGAGGAGGGTTTGGTTTCCCCTCCAGTTCCTTTAAGTCCGGTATCACTCTCCTCAGAGCCGGAAGTTCGGGACCTCCTTCTGAAGAGGAATACAAGAACAGCGATGAGCACCAATCCAAGGCCAGCGATGGCGTAGACGTAAGTGTTTCTCTCCTCCTCGAACTCCATGATGAGGGTATTGTCGGGACCGAGCTGGTACTTTCCGCCGATTACCGTTATGTTATCGAACCTTCCGGGCAGTTTGAGAACGACGAGCCATTTCGTGTAACGCCAGCTCTTCTTTACAGAAACTTGGGGCTTGGCAACCCCAATCACCTTGAGACCGTTGGGTATCTTTGAGGCCGAGATACTCAACGGATGCATGGTCTGCCTGAACGACTCAAGAAGGGTGCTCTTGACCGAGGGTGTTGCGTTGGCACCGATGAAGGTCGCGTTGAAGTAAACCAGCCCCTCAGTCGGGTCGAAAGAGACGTTGAGGTACCTCTTTGTAGAGTTAAGGAACTGAACGAGCCTGTAAACAGGGTTGTATAGCTTTATCATGGGGAAGTAGTCCCCGTTCTCCCAGACAGCAACGTTATCAACGAGCTCCTTGGGGGCGGGAACGAGAGTGTAGATGTCGTAGTTTCTCGGCAGAACCACCGTTAATCGTTTCCACCGGAAAGGATACACAACCCCCAAAAATTTCATTGTCATCGAACCATAGTAGGGACAGGAGAGGTATTTCCCGTCTTCACTCACAAGAAACGGCGCCAGAGTGAAGCGAACGACGGCGCGCCATTTCCCGGTGACCTGAACCGGCCCCCCGGGAGGAACGTATATGACAGCACTCAGGTTTGAACCTTGAAGCTTGTCGTTTATGAAGTCCTTGAAGCTCTCGTAAACGACGCCGTAAACTAGGTTCGCAAACTCCCTGGTGGCGTTTGTTTTGTTCTCCTTTGCAAGGGAATTGTAGTAGTCGATGAACGTCCTGTTGACAAGGGTTGCCTCAATCGTGAAGGAGCCGGCCCAGACCAGTGAGCCGTTAACGTTCATCTGGGAAACCCTGAGAAACACGTTGACATCAAATAGGTTAATGGACTTCGTATTCTCGGCCATAGCCCACGTGGGAACGGCAGAAAGAATAATCATAACAGCGAGCAGAGCGGAAAGCTTCCTCATGCCACCACCCAAGTGGACTCAGCTGGGGCGATAAAAAAGCTTATTGGTCTGTCCCTCTAAGTTCCCAGCATGGAAAAGAGGTTCAGGAAAGTCGTAGTGGGCGGAACCTTCGACAGACTCCACCTCGGCCACAAAGCCCTACTAAGGAAGGCCTTTGAAGTTGGCAAATACGTCTACATAGGACTAACTTCCGATGAGATGATTAGAAACAAGCCCTACGCCGAGAAAATCCTCCCCTACGAGGTTAGGCTCAAAGATTTGCTCAAGTTCCTCGACGTTAACGGATACTCCAACTATAGGATAATCAAAATTCACAACGCCATAGGCTTCGCCGGGGAGATGAAGAGCCTTGAAGCCATAGTAGTCAGCGAGGAAACCTACAAGGGGGCACTCGTGGTCAACAAAGCTAGAGCCGAGAGGGGCCTCAAACCCCTCGAGATAGTGGTCATTCCAATAATAAAAAGCCATGTTGGGCCCAAAATAAGCTCCTCCCTCATAAGAGCCGGGCTGATTGACCCATTTGGGAGACCCCTCCAGTGGAAACAGAACTCCCCGAAAGACGTTTAAGGGAGAAAAGCGTAACACCAACGGTGATACCAATGGCGAAGCTGAAGGAGCCGATTATAGCGATAAACTTCAAGACCTACATAGAGGCAACCGGGAAGAGGGCCCTGGAGATAGCCAAGGCCGCGGAGAAGGTCTGGAAAGAGACAGGAATAACAATAGTCGTTGCACCGCAGCTCGTGGACCTCAGAACGATAGCGGAGAGCGTTGAAATCCCTGTCTTTGCCCAGCACATAGACCCAATAAAGCCGGGTAGTCATACAGGTCACGTTCTTCCCGAGGCTGTTAAGGAGGCCGGTGCAGTGGGAACGCTCCTCAACCACTCAGAGAAGAGAATGGTTTTGGCTGACCTCGAGGCAAGCATCAGAAGGGCAGAAGAAGTTGGGCTCATAACGATGGTCTGCTCCAACAATCCAGCCGTTTCGGCGGCAGTTGCGGCCCTCAATCCCGACTACGTGGCCGTTGAGCCACCAGAACTCATAGGAACTGGAATCCCGGTGAGCAAGGCCAAGCCCGAAGTCATAACCAATACCGTTGAACTGGTTAGAAAAGTGAACCCCAAAGTAAAGGTCCTTACCGGGGCGGGCATAAGCACTGGAGAAGACGTCAAGAAAGCCCTAGAGCTGGGAAGCGTCGGCGTTCTCCTCGCGAGCGGAGTTACAAAAGCCAAGAACCCAGAGAAGGCCATAAGGGATTTGGTCTCGCTTATAATTTGAGCTTTTCACTTCTTCCCTTCTTGCCCTTCTGAAGAAAAATACAACAAAAAGAAAGGAACATTACATAGCGGTGTAACCGCCGTCGATTACCAGCTCAGCCCCTGTTACGAACCTCGACTCGTCAGAGGCAAGATAAAGAACGGCGTAGGCAACGTCTATCGGCTCACCAACCCAGCCAACAGGGTTCATTCTGGCGAACACTTTTCTACACTGCCCCCCATCCGGAATTCCCATCTTCCCGCAGGCCTTTTTGAGCATGGGAGTCCAGATACTCCCGGGGTGGATGGAATTAACGCGGATGTTGTCCTTTGCATAGATGAGGGCATCGGTCTTCGTCATTATCCTAATTGCACCCTTGGAGGCGTGGTATGGTGGAATTCCCGGTGAGCCGACGATTCCATAAATGGAGGAGATGTTGACGATGCTTCCACCACCGGCTTTCTTCATGTATGGAATGACGTGCTTCGTGCAGAAGAACACCCCCTTAACGTTGACGTTCATGACTTGGTCCCACTCTTCCTCAGTAAGCTCGTGAGTCGGCTTGTCGACGCCAGTTATTCCAGCGTTGTTAACGAGAATATCAATCTTCCCAAACTCCTTCGCTATCTCTGCGAAGACTCTTTCCACCTCATCTTCGTTGCTGACGTCAAGTTTCCAGAACTTGGCGGTTCCGCCTGCCTTCCTGATGCTTTCAACGACCTCGTTACCATTCTCAACGTTTCTACCGGTGACGGCTACCTTCGCCCCTTCTTTCGCTAAAAGCTCGGCTATGGCCCTTCCAATTCCGGAAGTAGCTCCGGTGACAACGGCAACCTTTCCATCGACCCTTCTCATTTTTATTCCCCCGAACGTCAATCAAAGAATAAAAACACACTAATTACGCGCTTGAGTTTTTAAAACTTTCTAAACAGGAATTATTGCTACCACCAAGTTAAGATTTATAAAGCGTAAGCTTTGCATTTTTATCGGGTAGCCCCGTGGTGTAGCGGCCAAGCATGCGGGACTTTGGATCCCGCGACCCGGGTTCGAATCCCGGCGGGGCTACCATAGAACTTTTGCCAAGCAAAAGTTTCATCAAAGTTCGCATGTCGCTTTGGAAATTCTCAGTTTTAAGGGGTTTGCTCCTCCACCTGTAGGTTTTGCGACGTTTCACTCCGAGAATAACGCCCGAAGGGCGTTAAAAGAAGGGAAACGGGCTTTAACATCGAGATTTTGGGTTAAACCCGCTTCGAACTTGCAATTTTTGAGAGGACATGCAAACTCATTCCAAGCAATTTTGATTATTCTTTGGTCAAACTTTGCCCTGCAAAGCTTCCTAGAACGCGAACTCCTCAACGCTAAAGCTCTCCATAACTCTGTCGAAGTCACTCTCTGGAGTGTAGACAAACCCACAGCGGGTGCACCTCAAAACGCCGTTCTCCTCACTAAGGGGAGCAAAACAAACCGGACAGCGGTATTCATCTCGCCCCAGGGAATCGTAAACATCGTCCCTCATGACGAGGACGTTTAAATCACTTTCCCAGTCCTCGTGGAGAAGCCCCCAGTAGGGCGTCTCAACTGGGTAGAAGTCTTCAAGGATGAGTGCCTTAATCCCGATTCCCCTAACGTCTGGAGGAAGGCTCTCCGCAGGCTCTATAACAACAACGTACTGGTTGTAGAATTCTATATTCTCCGCTCTAATCGTTAATCCCCTTGAGAGTCTCGAACGGAGGGGGAACAGCTGGAGGAACAAGCTCTCCCGCTCAACGTCCCAGCTCGCGCTTATTGAAACGCTCCCCTTCGTGAAGAACTGCGTAACGTACTGGTCACCGCTCTCCTCTCCAGCGAAGGAAAAACCAAGCTTCCTCATCGCCCGGCTTATAAATCCCGGTCTGGGAAGCTTTTGGTAATTAACCAAGTACTCCCCTATCCAACCCGCTAAGGGCATGGAGTAACCAATGAAGGCCTGCCTTTGAACGCGCAGGTAAGCAACGCTGGGAACTAACTTGAACTGGTTCATCAAAGAAAATTGAGACGGTCAAAGTATAAATAGCTAACTCCCGAAGAACTCGTCGAGGCTTATGCTCTTCCTTTTCTTGGCCTTAGCACGCTTCTCCTTCTTGACATCCTCCTTAAGTGTCTTCGATTTTTCGGCCACTTTGGACTTCTTCTCGACGGTTTTTCTTTTACCCCCCTTTCCATTTCCGTTGAAGCTTTCAAGGTAGCCGTTCTTTCCGTTTGAATGGCCGGTTCTTTCCTTAATCATTTTCTCACATACATCTGCTGAAAAACCCAGTAAGGTTCTCTGCTTTTCCGGCAAAACGTTGTCGAAGAGCGTCTTTATGTCCTTCTCGGTCAGGCAAATCCTCTGCCTCGTGTAGTCTTTGACCTTATACCTAGTAACCAGCATCTTCGCCGTTGGCAGGTACTTCTCGACCGCACCTTTGCTTACCGTCAAGACTATCTTCCCGCCACACTTGGGACACTTCCCCGTCAGCGGTGGCCTCCTGTATTTAGTGTTGCACTTCACACAGCGGAACTCCTGTCTGGTAAAGCTCCTGAGATTGCCCCTCAAGTCCGGAATCAGGTGGGAGTTGAGTATTGTCTCGGCAACGTGGTGTTCATCAACTGCGCGAATCCTCTCGGCCAAAGCCAGCTGTCTTTCAACCTTCTCCACCATGTCGCCGAGCTGTTTGTAGAGGCTCATCTTCGGGCCAAGGCCAATATCGTCGGTATCGTGGGTGAACTTTATGCCCTCGTACATCTCAGGTTTGCCGAGTCTATCCTCGACGCGCTCGATGAACTTGACTTCCTTGGGCGACTTCATCTCGTAGGTAGCCCTGTAGAATTCCAGCGGATAGTACCTGACCACATCCATATTGTGGACCTCGCTGTCCACTTCCCTCGGGTCTAGACGGGTCGTAACTACCAGTGGCGCGTCCATTTTTCCACCGCGCTTCTCCGGGAGGTAATACTTGCTGAAGTTCAGCAGGGCATCGAGGAGGAGCATTACAGCGTCTTCGTCCCCGTCACAATTTGCAGTAGTAATATTCTCATTAACTACTATAGTATGATATTTAGCTGCACTCAGAGAGTAAACAAACTCACCGGATGGCTTAACATAACGGACGGAACGCACTTTGACGACCGCACCTTCACCGACTGCCCTCCTGTAGTGGTAAAATCTGCGTCCTTCCCAGGAGTTTCCAGCACTTCTCTTCCTTTCACTGATGAAGCCAATCTCATCCATAAACCTCTTTGCCTGAATTCCATACAGGTTTAAGTGGTAAACCCTTGAAACTGGAACTTCCCCACCCTTTCTCTGATGGTACTTTTGAACGACGTTTCCTTTTCTGCTGTTTGCATCCTTGTCAACCCCCCAGCTGGAGTAAAGGCCAAACTTGGATATCAGCAACGTGTCTATATCCTCAAGAAGCGTTTTATTGACACTGTACACCGCAATCATGGGCTTTCTAGGCACAGCACTCCCATCCCCCTCAAAGTAGGCCCTGAGCATCTCGGCAACCGTCTCTCTTGGGAGGGTGTAAACGAGTGAGGGGACACGCTTGGTGTGGGCGTTCCTTCCAGCTTTGAGAACTTCTGTGAAGAGCAGGTAGAGAACGCGGGAACCGACAATGATTTTCTCTCCCCTTTCATAGATTCCAAAGCCATCCCCAAAGGCCTCTCTGAGGGCCCTTTTCAGGTCTTCTCTGGCCTCTTCATCGGCTATGAAGAAGCCAATCTGGTAAACG is a genomic window containing:
- a CDS encoding NAD(+) kinase; translated protein: MRFGVVARRDRAEALKLAYRVYDFLKVSGYDVVVDEDTYKHLREFDEDDILPLEKFDVDFIIVIGGDGTILRVEHKTKRDIPILGVNMGTLGFLTEVEPHETFFAISKLIEGEYYIDERIKLRTYLNGEAKVPDALNEVAILTGIPGKIIHLRYYIDGGLADEIRADGLIISTPTGSTGYAMSAGGPFVDPRLSVTVIAPLAPIALSSRPMVVPAESRIDVRNMALTREIVLAIDGQFYTYLPPETEIMIKKSPRKAKFIRFTREIYPKYTMKLKKRF
- the coaD gene encoding phosphopantetheine adenylyltransferase, which translates into the protein MEKRFRKVVVGGTFDRLHLGHKALLRKAFEVGKYVYIGLTSDEMIRNKPYAEKILPYEVRLKDLLKFLDVNGYSNYRIIKIHNAIGFAGEMKSLEAIVVSEETYKGALVVNKARAERGLKPLEIVVIPIIKSHVGPKISSSLIRAGLIDPFGRPLQWKQNSPKDV
- a CDS encoding bifunctional N(6)-L-threonylcarbamoyladenine synthase/serine/threonine protein kinase gives rise to the protein MIALGIEGTAHTLGIGIVTEKEVLANVFDTLTTEKGGIHPKEAAEHHARLLKPLLKKALDEAGITIEDVDVIAFSQGPGLGPALRVVATAARALAIRYGKPIVGVNHCIAHVEITKMFGVKDPVGLYVSGGNTQVLALEGGRYRVFGETLDIGIGNAIDTFARELGIGFPGGPKIERLARKGERYIELPYAVKGMDLSFSGVLTEAVRKYRTGKYRVEDLAYSFQETAFSALVEVTERAIAHTGKDEVVLVGGVAANNRLREMLRSMAEDRGVEFFVPPYDLCRDNGAMIAYTGLRMFKAGIRFSLEETVVKQRFRTDEVEVTWD
- a CDS encoding LAGLIDADG family homing endonuclease — translated: EDVIKAPSTDHLVRFELELGRTFETTVDHPVLVYENGKFVEKRAFEVKEGNRILVPKLEFPEMNVEYLDLLEKFTRDEFRELWDRIMVRGIAGWIKSMGLDENIKADYIRRDSLPLGVLLESLKARNIQLSEVPDCKIAFKRDRVVINRFVPIKPLMRVLGYYLAEGYARESESVYQIGFFIADEEAREDLKRALREAFGDGFGIYERGEKIIVGSRVLYLLFTEVLKAGRNAHTKRVPSLVYTLPRETVAEMLRAYFEGDGSAVPRKPMIAVYSVNKTLLEDIDTLLISKFGLYSSWGVDKDANSRKGNVVQKYHQRKGGEVPVSRVYHLNLYGIQAKRFMDEIGFISERKRSAGNSWEGRRFYHYRRAVGEGAVVKVRSVRYVKPSGEFVYSLSAAKYHTIVVNENITTANCDGDEDAVMLLLDALLNFSKYYLPEKRGGKMDAPLVVTTRLDPREVDSEVHNMDVVRYYPLEFYRATYEMKSPKEVKFIERVEDRLGKPEMYEGIKFTHDTDDIGLGPKMSLYKQLGDMVEKVERQLALAERIRAVDEHHVAETILNSHLIPDLRGNLRSFTRQEFRCVKCNTKYRRPPLTGKCPKCGGKIVLTVSKGAVEKYLPTAKMLVTRYKVKDYTRQRICLTEKDIKTLFDNVLPEKQRTLLGFSADVCEKMIKERTGHSNGKNGYLESFNGNGKGGKRKTVEKKSKVAEKSKTLKEDVKKEKRAKAKKRKSISLDEFFGS
- the tpiA gene encoding triose-phosphate isomerase; this encodes MAKLKEPIIAINFKTYIEATGKRALEIAKAAEKVWKETGITIVVAPQLVDLRTIAESVEIPVFAQHIDPIKPGSHTGHVLPEAVKEAGAVGTLLNHSEKRMVLADLEASIRRAEEVGLITMVCSNNPAVSAAVAALNPDYVAVEPPELIGTGIPVSKAKPEVITNTVELVRKVNPKVKVLTGAGISTGEDVKKALELGSVGVLLASGVTKAKNPEKAIRDLVSLII
- a CDS encoding DUF835 domain-containing protein gives rise to the protein MGLIVPVYVFVVDVILFLAIGYAFVFMLRRMNKYDPDLNTMVKYSVIFLGLAELGRIFDLVDDFCCTNIATKAEVFLYFVSIVGVVYTVVYYIKLVENNYIPSPPKSVKKSPLGAHVVFSKNRFLDVIELLKNADFPVLAVTRSPSMYQGFDNVSTVWVTQVEGGIKPTALHVLQDIILKFVRDNPSSAVLIDCVEYLLLYNDFRTVFKFLANLKDHVVLQNGSGFVVFIDDSVLSEQEKALLLKEFEPL
- a CDS encoding SDR family NAD(P)-dependent oxidoreductase, coding for MRRVDGKVAVVTGATSGIGRAIAELLAKEGAKVAVTGRNVENGNEVVESIRKAGGTAKFWKLDVSNEDEVERVFAEIAKEFGKIDILVNNAGITGVDKPTHELTEEEWDQVMNVNVKGVFFCTKHVIPYMKKAGGGSIVNISSIYGIVGSPGIPPYHASKGAIRIMTKTDALIYAKDNIRVNSIHPGSIWTPMLKKACGKMGIPDGGQCRKVFARMNPVGWVGEPIDVAYAVLYLASDESRFVTGAELVIDGGYTAM
- a CDS encoding CoA-binding protein, giving the protein MNLDFFFYPQSVAVFGSFKRGAIAYEILRNIVEGGFKGKIIPVNPKGGTVEVAGRTFQIREKLEEPVDTAIIAVPARVVPGLVDEIGPLIKGAVVISAGFSEVGNEELERELVEKARKHGVRIIGPNCAGIFGVHGKFFGSFEVRVRPGGLALISQSGAFGGAALAMGNEEGIGFSAFVSYGNAADLNESDFLEYFADDENTKAIALYIEGVRDGRRFLKALHYASEKKPVVILKAGKSASGAKAAASHTGSLAGSYEIYRAAFKQAGAIEVDEMEELFDAAKVFEMYPRAGKRVAVITNSGGPGVLATDKLERLGLELAKLSDETTQKLRSFLPPQCSVKNPIDLIADADYERYRRAIETVCRDENVDSLLVICVPPIFIPSEEIAKAIIEADCDKPIVVNFMAGELIKDGVGLLEKHGVKNFPTPERAARALKWLSERL